In the Acropora muricata isolate sample 2 chromosome 10, ASM3666990v1, whole genome shotgun sequence genome, one interval contains:
- the LOC136930585 gene encoding uncharacterized protein yields MLDSTLGIKRRNLLITNFRIFRAAIAYIADEVYKAIVKNLGPVCLKVPSSHEEWLANTSKFEERWNYPNCLGAIDGKHNLIQPPPNSGSHYYNYKHTHSIVLMAIAGPDYECLYADVGTNRRVSDGGVWNKCGLSQAIEDGIISLPPPKCLPNGDTEVPHVFVGDDAFALKRHMMKPYS; encoded by the exons ATGTTGGATTCTACACTTGGAATCAAGAG GAGAAACTTACTGATCACTAACTTTCGTATTTTTAGAGCGGCCATAGCTTACATTGCGGATGAAGTTTACAAAGCCATCGTAAAAAATCTTGGACCAGTTTGCCTCAAAGTCCCTTCATCACATGAAGAGTGGCTGGCAAACACCTCAAAATTCGAGGAACGATGGAATTACCCAAACTGTCTGGGAGCAATAGATGGGAAACACAACTTAATTCAGCCACCTCCAAATTCCGGTTCACATTATTACAATTATAAACATACACATTCCATTGTTTTAATGGCCATAGCTGGTCCAGACTATGAATGCTTGTATGCAGACGTTGGTACAAATCGGAGGGTGTCAGATGGAGGTGTATGGAATAAGTGTGGCTTATCACAAGCAATTGAAGATGGAATTATTTCCCTACCCCCTCCCAAGTGCCTACCAAATGGAGATACGGAGGTGCCTCATGTGTTTGTTGGAGATGATGCTTTTGCACTGAAGCGTCACATGATGAAACCTTATTCGTAA